The Streptomyces sp. NBC_01298 genome contains the following window.
ATGTGGGCGGCCTGGGTCATGCGGATGCGGTTGCCGATGACGGTCAAGGCGGCGGCCTCGGAGAAGCCGCGGCGGAGTCGGGCATCGCGGTACGGCGCCGACGGGTGACCCGCCTCGCCCGGGCCGGGCCGGGCTCCTGCGCGTGCCCGAGCGCCGCGCGGTCGACCTCATCCGGTCGGCCGGCACGGGCAGCGTGTTCACCCTCATCGACCAGCCCGAGGACGAACGCGACATGACCCTCGCCGACCTCGCCTGGCAGGCGCTCCGCACGGCCATCCTGGCCGGCGCGCCCGCCGCGGCACCGGCCGGTCCGGGCGCCGCGGCCGTCACCCTGCGCGCCGCACTGCCCGAGCTCACGTAGCTCACCCCCAGCGAACGCGCGCTGCTCGGCGACTGGCTGGACCGCGTCTCCGGCCCATAGGGGCCGCACCGCCCAGACCGCCCGCTCCGCCCCAGGAAGACGGCCGCCAAGGGGTCGCACGGGCTTCACGCCCTGTTCCGTCGCCCGGCCCGATCCAAAAACGCGCAGGTCAGCACCCGTCCACCTGCATTCAGCGGCCTCGGCGGAAGTTGCGGAGCGGGATCGGGGCCCGTCGTAGCCCTTCACTTCGCCGTACCTCGCACCTTCGAACAGGTCAACCAGTCGACCAAAACGTACGACCGGCTCAAGCACCGGAGGCCGGTGGTGCCGTCGCCTCCAGCCGGGGCCCATCCGCGACGGGGGGACTGCGCGGCCCGCACCACGGCGGGGGACGCGGCGGGGGACGCCACGGCGGCCCGAGTGCGGCTCGCGTTGCCGGGGGCGCATGGTCGGCGTTGACTGGGTAGGCGGGGGGATACTTTCCGGCGCCCGCCGGAAGGTGATCATCCAACCTCTGGGGAGGACGCCCCGTGACGCAGGACGCGCAGCAGACCCCGTACACGACGAACAACGTCGGAATCCCGGTGGAGAGCGACGAGCACTCCCTCACCGTGGGATCGGACGGCCCGATCCTCCTCCAGGACCACTACCTGATCGAGAAGATGGCCCAGTTCAACCGCGAACGGGTACCCGAACGGGTGGTGCACGCGAAGGGCGCCGGGGCGTACGGCGTCTTCCAGGTGACGAACGACGTCAGCGCCTTCACCAAGGCCGACGTCTTCCAGCCCGGTCGCCGCACGGAGATGCTGGCCCGCTTCTCGACGGTCGCGGGGGAGCAGGGCTCCCCGGACACTTGGCGGGACCCGCGCGGATTCGCACTGAAGTTCTACACCGAACACGGGAACTACGACCTGGTCGGCAACAACACCCCGGTCTTCTTCGTGCGCGACCCGAGCAAGTTCCAGGACTTCATCCGCTCGCAGAAGCGCCGCCCCGACAACGGACTGCGCGACCACGACATGCAGTGGGACTTCTGGACCCTGTCGCCCGAGTCCGCGCACCAGGTCACCCTGCTGATGGGTGACCGCGGCATCCCCAAGAGCTACCGGCACATGAACGGCTACGGCTCCCACACCTACCTGTGGGTCAACGGCGCCGGCGAGAAGTTCTGGGTGAAATACCACTTCCACACGGACCAGGGCATCGACTTCCTCACCCAGGCCGACGCCGACCGGATCGCCGGCGAGGACCCCGACTACCACCGCCGCGACCTCACCGACGCGATCGCCGGCGGCGAGCCCCCGAGCTGGACGCTGTTCGTGCAGGTGATGCCCTTCGAGGACGCGCCCGGCTACCGGTTCAACCCGTTCGACCTGACCAAGGTGTGGCCGCACGCGGACTACCCGCTGATCGAGGTCGGGCGGATGACCCTCGACAAGAACCCGGACGACTACTTCGTCCACATCGAGCAGGCCGCCTTCGAGCCCTCGAACCTGGTGCCGGGCATCGGACCGTCACCGGACAAGATGCTCCTCGGGCGGCTCTTCTCCTACCCGGACGCGCACCGCTACCGGGTCGGCGCGAACTACACCCAGCTGCCCCCCAACCGGGCCCGCTCGCTGGTGTCCTCGTACGCGAAGGACGGTGCGATGCGCTTCCAGGCATCGAACGCGGCCCGCCCGTACGCGCCCAACTCCTACGGCGGCCCCGCCGCCGACACCGCCCGCTTCGGCGAGCCCGCGGGCTGGGCCTCGGCGGGCGAGATGGTCCGGGAGGCCTACGCGCTGCGCAGCGAGGACGACGACTGGGGCCAGCCGGGCACGCTGGTCCGCGAGGTGATGGACGACGCGGCCCGCGAGCGGCTCGTGTCCAACGTCGCCGGACACCTGGCGGACGGCGTCAGCAAACCCGTCCTGGAACGGGCCCTCCAGTACTGGCGCTCCATCGACCAGGGGGTCGGCGACAAGATCGCCGCACACTTCTGAGCCACACCTTCGCGAGGAGTGGCCGCACGGCCGAGGGCCCGAACCCCATGGGGTTCGGGCCCTCGGCCGTGCGGCGGCGTCCGGTGCGGTCAGCAGTTGACGACGGCCTTCCGCCGGCGGCGGAGCCGGGCCCGGAGCCGGTCCAGCCGGGGGTGACGGGCGCGGCGCTCGTGGGCGTGGCGGTCCAGCTCCTCCAAGAGCCGCTCGGAGCGCTTCTCGACGCTCAGTTCGTCCAGGACCCGGTCGGCCTCGGCGAGGAGCGCCCCGTAGAGCTGCCACTCGGCGGGATGGCGGTCGATCTGTCCGGGTAGCAGGGCGGCGAGCCGGCCGCGGCTGGTCCGGGCGGTTTCGAGCTCCTCGATGAGCCTGCCCTCGGCCTCCTCGGCGTTGGAGGTCACCTGGGCCGTGATCAGTTGCGCGAAGGACTCGACGGCCGCGGCGGTGTGCCCGTACAGGTCCCGGAGGGCGGCGGCCACCGGTGGAGGGAAGGCCGGTTCGTCACCGTGCGCCTTCGCGAGGTCCGTGAGCGTACGGCAGGACACGCGCAACACCACCGCACAGATCTCCAGGGTGTCGAGGCCGGTGCGCAGAACGAGACGGAAGAGGACGCCTTCCCGCACGCGGGGGTTCAGGCGCAGGCTGTCCTCGGCCTGGCGCAGGGCGGCGTCGACATCGGAGATGTCGTTGTCGAGCCGACGGGCCTCGTGCAGCCGGGCCGCCGCCTTCTCCACAGTGGTGGCGTTCCCGGACTCGCTGCCGATGTGCACGAGCAGCGTCCCGATGCGGGCTGCGAGGTCGGTGATCGCGTCACTGGCCGGCCGGATCCAGACGGGCGGCACGAACAGGACGTTGAAGCCGAGGCCCACCGCGGCGCCGATCAGGGTCTCCAGGACCCGGTCCCATGCGGTGTCCGCGACCTGGGTCACCCCGAGGACGAGCATGGCGCTGATGGCGACTTCGGGGACGAACTCGCCGGCCCGCACGACGCGTCCCACGACGAGCGAGGCGAGGATGATCAGACCGAGGCTCCACCAGGTCAGACCTACCAGGGCGCTGAACCCGATCGCTATCAGGACCCCGGCGACGACGGCGTTGACGCGGCGAACGCCGGTGGTGAGCGTCGAGTAGAGCGTCACCTGAACCACGAGCAGCGCCGTCAGCGGCGCGGTGAGGGGCGCCGGTTCGCTGCTGAGGCGCAGCGCGACGACGTAGGAGACGACGGCCGCCGCGGTCGAACGGACGGCCTGGACGACGGCGGGCTCCCGGTGCCGTCGGACGAATTTCAGAAGGGGGGCAAGTGCGTCTGACATGTACGGCCCCTGCCCCCGCATCCGGGAAACATCACCGCGGAGCTGACCACCGTCGCCGGCCCTCCACCGGAGCCGGGGGCGCCCCGTCGATCACGGCGGGCCCGATCCTCCGTACACCGGGGTCGTCGGCAGCTGCCGTACACGCGGCGCCGAGGGACGGAGGGTGGCCTGATCGAAGTCGCTCACGCACACGATGACGCGGATCCCGTCCACATCCAACGGCATCCCCGCCTGCGCCTGCTGCCCCCTGGCCCGTTGACCGGCCGCTGTCGAGGAGCACGAACGATCAGGATGCGGGAGGCGGGGGCGGCAACCGGTCGGTTGCCGCCCCCGCCTCCCGCATCCGTCTCCGCCCCTGTCACAGACGGTGCGGCCCGTCGTAGTAACCGCCGACCTGACGGTGGTAGTCGGCGTCGCCGAGGTGCTTGTCCTGGTCGAACTCGGAAGCGTTCTTGATCTGCTCCTTCGTCCGGTCCACGAAGATCTTCTCGTCGCTCGCGTCGATCCGGCTGATCGTGCCCGCGGGCAGCAGGACTTCCTTGCCGAAGATCCACGGGCCGGTGTCGACCACGATGTAAGCGGACCCGACCTCGTAGGAATGCTTGTCGACCTTGCCGATGGAACCGTCCGTCGCCTCGACCTTGTATCCGGTCAGATCGGCGCCGGCCAGACGGCCGGAGGCCTCACGGTAACCCCACACATTCTCAGTCATGCGAAAACAACTCTTCCATCCGGTAACGCAAAACCGCAGTCTCCGCGCACCGACGTGCCGGTGGCCTGCCTCCCCCGGCGGGGGGAGGCAGGCCACCGGCACACCACATCTGACCTGTGCCGCTACAGAGCGGCTACCAGCGATACCATCGGCCGCTGCCGCTCTTCGGGCGAGCGACAAATCCGATCAGCCACAGTACGAGGACCGCTATCGCAACCCACCAGAGAATCTTTATCGCGAATCCCGCACCGGCAAGAATCAGAATCAGCAGAAGAACAAGAAGCAGGGGAACCATGTTTATCAACCTCCGGGACATCGCATGCCCACCCATTGCCTGACCATGCGTACGAACTCGAAAGCGGAACGTCGGTCGATTATTCGAGTACCGGAACACGTCCGGGCCGCCGACTCTGACCGTCGGGCCGGTCCCTGGGGATGGGGTGGCTTTCGCGTGGGTTGATCGCCGGCCGGTCACTACAAGCTCCAGCGAGCACCCTCGGCCGGGAACACCGCGGCTTGCAGTCCCTGCTTCTCGCCGCGGTCAGTGGGACGGTTGAGCTCGGGCCGCCGGGGCGCGCAGATGTTGGCAGACCCCATTGCCGTCGAGGACGCGTGATCGGCTGAGGAGGTCGCGGGTGCCGCGCAGATTCAGCGTGCTGTGCCAGGCGAGTCCCGGATGACGTGCCCGCAGGTGGGACAAGGCTCGGGTGTCCAGGCCCGTGCCGAGGAAGCGCGGGTCGATGTCGACTGCGGCGATCACGGCCTGGGCGCAGGTGAGGCACATCCGGTAGTGGACCTCCCCGACGACCTTGCGGACGTGGACGAGGAGCAGGACCTCGTCGCCGGTGCCGGTGTCCCCGGGGATGCGCGAGGACAGCAGCTCGACGTGCTGGTAGGCGAGGATCCGGCGGCGCAGCCGGCGAAGTATCCCTCCCCCGCCCGCGTGCCGACCCGCGCCCGCCGCGGACTCCTCGCGGGACTGAGTCGTACGGAACAAGGTGCTCGTGGGACGCGCATGATGTCCGTGCATGCCGCACGCGTACCCCCGCACCGACGGCGCATGCTCCTGTCGGGCGGATCCCGCCCTCAGTCGGGCATCGTCATACTCCCCCGCCAAGCTCCTCAGACCGTGGGCAGCGCCCGGACCTGGCGAGACATCTGAAAGGACCAGTTCAGAGCCGGGCTGACATCAGCCTCGGGCGACGGGGCAGCCGGGCGTACATGAACACCACGCCCCTGCGTGCCGTCGCCCTCGCCTGCACCCTGAAGACCGGAATCAGCACCGACCTCGGCGACGGCGACACCTGGCCCGAGATCCGCGACACGATCCTGGGCGCCGACATCCTCATCCTGTTGACACCGACCTGGCTCGGACACCCCTCCAGCATCGCCCAGAAGATCATGGAGCGGCTCAACGCGGAGATCTCCGAAACCGCTGACGAAGGCCGCATGCTCACCTACGGAAAGGTCGCCTCGGTCCGCGTCGTCGGCAACGAGGACGGCGCGCACAAGATCAGCGCCGATCCCTTCCAGGGCCTCGACGACGCCGGTTTCTCCCTCGCCCCCAACGCCGTCACCTACTGGGGCGGCGCCACCCGTTCCCGAAGCCCGCTGAGTCCTCGGTGCCCGCCGCCGTCCGCCGGTCCCTCGCCCGCGCGTGACGCTCCGGTAGTCGACGCGTTCCTCCTCCGGCTCGATGTACACGGAGGGCTGCTCGTCGGTGTCTCGGCGGCCACTGGACGTCGGCCTCGGATCGCCCGGACGAGACGGTGCGCGCGTGCAGCACGCCGAGCACCATGGCGAAGCCTCTGACGACTACGCTCCGTACAACCCGACGCACCGCGTCCGAGGCCCTCGCCCAGGACTCCTTCGCGACCCCCGGAAACGACGAAGCGAGCTGACGAACTGTCACCAAAGTCGGCATTGGGTCAGCATTGGTCCTGGCGAAGCTGACCTCAGCTGGCCATACCTGGGAAACGCCGAGAGGCCGAAGAGGGCCTCCGGCAGGCCCCGCCACTCCCTCTGCGGGAGCGATCTCCGCAGGATTGGCAGTCTCTCCTCGGCCGGTCTCGGCTGATCCAGCCGCTTCAGAAAAGCGCAGTTCAGCGCACCCGACCGCGTGCCTTCAGGGGCACCGGCGGCAGTTGCGGCGCAGGGATCGGCGGGCCGTCGTAGCCCTTCACTTCGCCGTACCGGGAGCCTTCCATCCAGTCCTTGCGGGCTTGTACGATCTCCTCGTTGCTCCGGCCGATCCAGTTCCAGAACATCACGATCTCCTCCTCGAACGGCTCGCCGCCCAGCAGCATCAGGCCGGCGTCCGAGACCGCGCGCAGCGGGAGGTCCGTGCGGCCGCAGCCGAGGTAGAGCATCGCGCCCGGGAGGAGGGGGACGCCGTCGACGTGGGCTTCGCCCGACATCGACAGGACGGCGTACTCGAAGTCCGGGTCCAGCGGGAGGCGGGTTTCCGTGCCCGCCGCCAGGGCCAGGTCCGCGCCGACGATCGGGCTGTACGCGGTTCCGGGCGAGGTCGCCGAGTCCAGGGTGCCCAGGATGACCGTCGCCGTCAGGCCCGGGGCGGTGACCTGCGGGAGGTCCGCGTGGTGCTGGAAGTGCGGGTCCACGTCGCGGTGCGCGTCCGGGAGGGCCACCCACAGCTGCGCGCCGTGCAGGAGGCGGGCGTGCGGGCGCGGGCTCTCCTCGGAGTGGCTGATGCCCCGGCCGGAGGTCATCAGGCCGAGCTCGCGCGGGCGGATCGTCGCCAGGCTGCCGACGCTGTCGCGGTGCAGCACCTCGCCCTCGTGGAGCCAGCTCACGGTCTGGAGCCCCGAGTGCGGGTGGGGCGCGACCTGCATGCCCGGCTCCTCGGCGATGTCGTCGGGACCGTAGTGGTCGACGAAGCACCAGGCGCCGACCATGCGGCGGCCCAGGTTCGGCAGGAGGCGGCGGACCTCGGTGGACCCGCCGAGTTTGACGGTGCGCGGGCTCAGGAGCTCGCGTACGGGCTCGGCCACGACGAACCCGCGTCCGCCGCAGGTGGAGAGAGCGGGCTGGCGATCGAGATTGCTCATACCGCACAACTTAGTCCTGGCGCAGCCGCCGGGGTGATGGGAATGTGCGTACGGATCCGCGTGTTGAGCAGCCCGACAGAGCGACGAAGGGATCCGATGGACGTCATGGGCGTGACCGACGGGCAGCAGGGCTACCTGGAGCACGGGACCGCCGCCGAGCGCTGGGACCGCGGCCGGCTCTTCTTCGAGGCGAAGGAGTACGCGAACGCCGCCCGTGTCCTGCGCGGCGTGGCGGCCGAGGCCCCCGAACTGCTGGCTCCGCGGCTGCTGCTGGCCCGTGCCTACTACCACTCCGCCCAGCTCTCCAGGGCCGAGCGCGAGCTCCGTGCCGTTCTTGAGCGCTGGCCCGTGGAGGATTACGCGCAGCTGATGCTCGGGCGGACCCTGGAGCGCCAGGGCCGGGCCGCCGAGGCGGCTCCGTACCTGCGGATCGCCGCCGCGATGGCCGGGGACTTCCCGGAGTAGGGGCCCGCTCTCCCCACCCGGGGCGGGGCCGTGGGCCGCCCCGCCCACTCTCCCGGCCCCGCCCGTGCGGGACCGGGGCGGTCCCTCGGTTAGCCTGGGGGCAATATGAACCGTCTGACCACGCCCTTCGGCTCCTACGAGCTCGCCCGCTTCCCCGAGGACCCGCGCGACCGGCTCTTCGCATGGGACGCCGCCGACGAGTACCTGCTGCGCCACCTCGAATCCGGTACGGGTGAACGCGGGCCGGTGGATCTGGCCGGCGCCGGCCAGATCACCGTGATCGGGGACCGCTGGGGAGCCCTGACGACGGCACTGGCCGCGCACCACCCCACCCAGATCACCGACTCCAGCCTGACCCGATCCGCCACCATGGCGAACCTGGACCGCAACGGGATCGGCACCGCCAAGGGCACCGTGACCCTGCTGACCACCCAGGACGCGCCGCCGGAGCGGATCGACGTGCTCCTGGTGCGGGTGCCCAAGAGCCTGGCGCTGCTGGAGGACCAGCTGTACCGGGTGGCCCCTCACGTGCACGCGGGCACGGTCGTCGTCGGCGCCGGCATGGTGAAGGAGATCCACACCTCCACGCTGCGGCTCTTCGAGAAGATCCTGGGACCGACGAAGACCTCCCTGGCCGAGAAGAAGGCCCGTCTGATCTTCTGTACGCCGGGCAACCCGGGGGCGACCCGTCCGGCGACCCCCGGACCCTGGCCGCTGACGTACGTCGTGGACGAGGACGGCGGCTCGGGCGCCGGGCTGACCGTCGTCAACCACGCGGGCATCTTCTGCGCGGACCGCCTCGACGTCGGCACCCGCTTCTTCCTCCAGAGCATCCCGACCAATACGGACGGAGCCCGGGTCGTCGACCTGGGCTGCGGCAACGGGGTCGTGGGCACGGCGGTCGCGGTGGCCGACCCGCGTGCGGAGATCGTCTTCACCGACGAGTCGTACCAGGCGGTCGCCTCGGCCAAGGCGACGTTCCGCGCCAACGTCACGCACGAGCGGGAGCGGGCGGACTTCCTCGTCGGCGACGGGGTGGCGATGCTGGACCCCGGCTCCGTGGACCTGGTGCTCTGCAATCCGCCCTTCCACTCCCACCAGGCGACGACCGACGCGACGGCGCTGCGGATGTTCGCGCAGTCGCGCAAGGTGCTGCGCCCGGGCGGCGAGCTGTGGGTGGTGGCCAACCGGCACATGGGGTACCACACCCACCTGCGGCGCCTCTTCGGCAACAGCGAAGTGGCCGCGAGCGAGCCGAAGTTCGTGGTCCTGCGGGCGGTCAAGCGGCGCGAGCAGCCCCGCGGCGCGTAACCCGCGCGTACGGCCCGCCGGTCCCGGAGTGCTCCGGGGCCGGCGGGCCTTCGCGTGCCTGGGCCTCAGCGGTGGGCGGGGAACTCCACCACCTGCTGATAGGTGGGCCGGTTCTGCCAGTTGATCTGCGGGTGGGCCAGACCGCCCACCGGACGCTGCACGATCGAGTCCGCGCACCACTGGTTGCCCGCGGCGCAGGTTCCGTCCGCCGGGTAGACGGCGGCGGGGGTGGCGGCCGCGGCCTGTTTGAGCGTTGCCGCCATCGCGTCCCGGCACCCTGCGAGCGAGCCGCCCCCGCAGTAGGGCCGGGCCAGGGGTCCGGACACCGGGCGGCCGAGCAGCGTACGCAGGTCCTTGTCCACGTAGCTCCACCAGCCGTACTGGAAGGCCGAGCCGGCGTGTGAACTGGTGGGCCCGTGGCCTGCGTTGGGCGCCTCGTCGATGGTGAGCGAGGCGCGCAGGGCATCGTAGAGTGGCGCCCCGAGGCCGGGCTTGAACTCGGCCTCGACGAGCAGCGGCCACCAGGCGTCCATGATCCGGACGGCGTCCGCGTGCGCGTACGTCTTCGAACCGGGTGCGGTCTCCTTGCGTTCGGTGCCCGCGGCCTGCCACGCGGCGAGCTTGTCGATCGCGGCCCCGACGGCCGGATCGGTGACGGGCGCGCCGCGCAGCACCGCCAGCAGCTCGGGCAGCAGGTTCTCGGCGCGCAGGTCGGTGACGGCCGCGTCGGCCATGGCCTGGGTGAGCTTGGCCCGGGTCACGCCGCCCGCCGCGACGAGCGGTTCGACGCGCTGGTCGAGGAGGTCTCCGCGGTGCACGGAGCCCATGCCGAATCCGGCCGCGGTGTATCCCTTGGCCTGCTTGTTGTTCCAACTGATGTAGTAGTCCTGGCCGATGGACTGCGGGTGCTCGGCGGGCGGGGTGTAGTCGGCCGTGTTGGCGGCCGGGTCGAAGCCCCGCCATTCGTAGCCCTGCTCGCCCCGGACGGGCAGCGCCGCGTCGACTCCGGCCGCGCGGACCGGGTTCGACCCGCTGTTGTAGTACGCGGCTTCGCGCGAGTCGGCGTAGAACCAGTTGAAGGCGTAGCCGATGTGCCGGGCCGCCTCCTGGAAGGTGCGGGCGTCCTTCACGTAGGAGGGGTCGTTGAACATCTGGAAGCCGATGATCGAGTCGGCCTCGTGGCGGTACGTGGAGCGCAGCGCGGTGTAGGCCACGGGCTTGCCCGCGATGGTCGCGCGGTGCGTGACGACGCCGTAGTTCGTGCGCCACACCCGCATCCGGTAGGAGCCGCCCGGAGTCGGGTCCGCGACCGAGGACTTCCAGGTGTTGGTGTGCTCCAGCTTCTCCATGGGCGTGCAGGCACCCCGGTAGACGTACGAGGTGCTCGCCTTCGTGGGGGCGCCTCCGCCGGGCTCGCACAGTTCGACGGCGAAGGTGTCGGTGATGTCCTGGCCGGCGGAGGTGGCGCTCCAGGCGTAGTCCTGGCCGCGGCCGAGCTGGACGTACATGCTGACGCCGGCGAAGGAGGCGCCGCGCGCGCTGATCCCCGGGCCCTGGAGCTCCTGGAGCATGAGGAGTTGGGGCGCGAGGTAACCGGTCTGCGGGCCGAAGACGGCGACCGGGTGACCGCTCGCGGTCTTCGCGCCGGAGACGAGCAGGGCGTTGGACATGCTCTGCTTCACCGGCTTGGGCGGGTTCGCCGCGGCGGCGGTCGCGGCCGAGCCCGTACGGTCGTACACGAGCTGCTCGGCGGTGACCGAGCCGGCGTCGGGCAGGGCCGCGCCCTGGGGGGCTGCGGGCTTCTGCGCGTAGGGGAAGCTCGTCCCGTCGTGGACGGTGAGCACGCTTCCGGGTCCTCGCGCTGGCGGAAGGACTCCCAGACGCGGGTGCCCTCCTCCAGGCCGTACGTCTGCTGCGCGGACAACAGGGAGAGCGCGGACTGTACTTCGCCGCCTCCGCCGCCGCCGAAGAGGCCGCCCACGACGGAGGCGAGGGCGATCAGGTCGGTGAGTTTGAAGGGCTGGATCTCACCGGCGTTGGTGATCGAGTTGATGTGCCCGGTGAGCACGTACTCGCCGGGGAAGTAGCGGCCGTTCTTGGACTGCACGCGGTAGGTGTTGATGCCGTCGATGTAGGCCTGGGCATCCTCCATCGCGAGCCGTCCGCGCTCGCCCTCGGCGGTGCGGATCCGGTCCACCTGGGCCTGGAGGTCCGCCTCGGTGTACGGGGCCTGCGGCCAGAACTGCTGCTCCAGGCCCTGGTTGGCGAGGGCGCCGCCCGCGAAGGGGGTGAGGTCGCCCCGGCCGACGTGCCGGAAGAGGTCCATCTGCCAGAGCCGGTCCTGGGCGGCCGCGTAGCCGGCGCCGAAGGAAGTCCCGTAGCGGGTGGTGCCCTTGATGTGCGGCACGCCGCTCTTCTTGTCCCGGGTGATGGTGACGTCGGAGCGCGGGCTCGTGGTGGACTCGACCTGGTCGGCCGGGACGCCGAAGGAGGCGTCGTTGAAGAACTCGTTGACCTTGGCGTCGGTGAGGCCGGGATAGCCGGCCACCAGGGAGTCGTAGCGCGCCAGTTGGTCGGAGGTGTGGGCGGGCAGCGTGCCGAAGGCCTTGTGGGCGAGGATCTGCGCGAGGGTGGCGTTGCCGCTCTGGCCGGGCGGCAGGATGTCCGCGCACTGCTGTCCGCAGTAGTCGGCGTAGTCGGCGACGGCGAGCGGCACCGGGGCGCCGGCCCCCGATGCGGCCGCGGCCGGGGTCAGCAGGGCCGCTCCGAGGGCGATCAGTGCGGTGGCGACGGCAGTTCGCGTACGGGCTTTCGCGTGCGGGGTGGGGCGTCGCATACGTGCTCCTCCGTGGGGGGCAGGAACCGGTCACGGGGAGGGTACTTGCAGGTGCTACCGCGCGGTAAGATGAACGACCGTCACTTTTTGCCCGTGCGGAAATCCGTGCGGAAACCCGTGTGGAGCCCGTACGGAAACCCCGAGCGGAGGCCCCGCGCGGAAAATGCGTTGCCCCGGGGCGGCCGGCCGGGTGAAGCTCCACGACATGTCACAAAGCACCGCAGGGACCAGCACGCGCACCGGGCGCGGCGTCGCCGACCTGTTCACCGCCGACGGCCGGCTCGCGGCCATCCCGCGCAAGGCCGCCCGGCGCGAGCAGCTGCTCGCCCACCTCGCCGAGACCCTCTTCGCCGCGGACCGCGCGTACACGGAGTCCCAGGTGAACGGGTTGCTGCGCACCGTCCACGAGGACTGCGCGGCGCTGCGGCGGTACCTGGT
Protein-coding sequences here:
- a CDS encoding catalase encodes the protein MTQDAQQTPYTTNNVGIPVESDEHSLTVGSDGPILLQDHYLIEKMAQFNRERVPERVVHAKGAGAYGVFQVTNDVSAFTKADVFQPGRRTEMLARFSTVAGEQGSPDTWRDPRGFALKFYTEHGNYDLVGNNTPVFFVRDPSKFQDFIRSQKRRPDNGLRDHDMQWDFWTLSPESAHQVTLLMGDRGIPKSYRHMNGYGSHTYLWVNGAGEKFWVKYHFHTDQGIDFLTQADADRIAGEDPDYHRRDLTDAIAGGEPPSWTLFVQVMPFEDAPGYRFNPFDLTKVWPHADYPLIEVGRMTLDKNPDDYFVHIEQAAFEPSNLVPGIGPSPDKMLLGRLFSYPDAHRYRVGANYTQLPPNRARSLVSSYAKDGAMRFQASNAARPYAPNSYGGPAADTARFGEPAGWASAGEMVREAYALRSEDDDWGQPGTLVREVMDDAARERLVSNVAGHLADGVSKPVLERALQYWRSIDQGVGDKIAAHF
- a CDS encoding FUSC family protein; translation: MSDALAPLLKFVRRHREPAVVQAVRSTAAAVVSYVVALRLSSEPAPLTAPLTALLVVQVTLYSTLTTGVRRVNAVVAGVLIAIGFSALVGLTWWSLGLIILASLVVGRVVRAGEFVPEVAISAMLVLGVTQVADTAWDRVLETLIGAAVGLGFNVLFVPPVWIRPASDAITDLAARIGTLLVHIGSESGNATTVEKAAARLHEARRLDNDISDVDAALRQAEDSLRLNPRVREGVLFRLVLRTGLDTLEICAVVLRVSCRTLTDLAKAHGDEPAFPPPVAAALRDLYGHTAAAVESFAQLITAQVTSNAEEAEGRLIEELETARTSRGRLAALLPGQIDRHPAEWQLYGALLAEADRVLDELSVEKRSERLLEELDRHAHERRARHPRLDRLRARLRRRRKAVVNC
- a CDS encoding PRC-barrel domain-containing protein, which gives rise to MTENVWGYREASGRLAGADLTGYKVEATDGSIGKVDKHSYEVGSAYIVVDTGPWIFGKEVLLPAGTISRIDASDEKIFVDRTKEQIKNASEFDQDKHLGDADYHRQVGGYYDGPHRL
- a CDS encoding hydrophobic protein; translation: MSRRLINMVPLLLVLLLILILAGAGFAIKILWWVAIAVLVLWLIGFVARPKSGSGRWYRW
- a CDS encoding flavodoxin family protein; its protein translation is MNTTPLRAVALACTLKTGISTDLGDGDTWPEIRDTILGADILILLTPTWLGHPSSIAQKIMERLNAEISETADEGRMLTYGKVASVRVVGNEDGAHKISADPFQGLDDAGFSLAPNAVTYWGGATRSRSPLSPRCPPPSAGPSPARDAPVVDAFLLRLDVHGGLLVGVSAATGRRPRIARTRRCARAARRAPWRSL
- a CDS encoding pirin family protein, encoding MSNLDRQPALSTCGGRGFVVAEPVRELLSPRTVKLGGSTEVRRLLPNLGRRMVGAWCFVDHYGPDDIAEEPGMQVAPHPHSGLQTVSWLHEGEVLHRDSVGSLATIRPRELGLMTSGRGISHSEESPRPHARLLHGAQLWVALPDAHRDVDPHFQHHADLPQVTAPGLTATVILGTLDSATSPGTAYSPIVGADLALAAGTETRLPLDPDFEYAVLSMSGEAHVDGVPLLPGAMLYLGCGRTDLPLRAVSDAGLMLLGGEPFEEEIVMFWNWIGRSNEEIVQARKDWMEGSRYGEVKGYDGPPIPAPQLPPVPLKARGRVR
- a CDS encoding tetratricopeptide repeat protein; amino-acid sequence: MGVTDGQQGYLEHGTAAERWDRGRLFFEAKEYANAARVLRGVAAEAPELLAPRLLLARAYYHSAQLSRAERELRAVLERWPVEDYAQLMLGRTLERQGRAAEAAPYLRIAAAMAGDFPE
- a CDS encoding methyltransferase, which produces MNRLTTPFGSYELARFPEDPRDRLFAWDAADEYLLRHLESGTGERGPVDLAGAGQITVIGDRWGALTTALAAHHPTQITDSSLTRSATMANLDRNGIGTAKGTVTLLTTQDAPPERIDVLLVRVPKSLALLEDQLYRVAPHVHAGTVVVGAGMVKEIHTSTLRLFEKILGPTKTSLAEKKARLIFCTPGNPGATRPATPGPWPLTYVVDEDGGSGAGLTVVNHAGIFCADRLDVGTRFFLQSIPTNTDGARVVDLGCGNGVVGTAVAVADPRAEIVFTDESYQAVASAKATFRANVTHERERADFLVGDGVAMLDPGSVDLVLCNPPFHSHQATTDATALRMFAQSRKVLRPGGELWVVANRHMGYHTHLRRLFGNSEVAASEPKFVVLRAVKRREQPRGA
- a CDS encoding DUF2087 domain-containing protein, with the protein product MSQSTAGTSTRTGRGVADLFTADGRLAAIPRKAARREQLLAHLAETLFAADRAYTESQVNGLLRTVHEDCAALRRYLVIAGHLTRTRDGSGYRRATTTL